A single region of the Pseudomonas mandelii genome encodes:
- a CDS encoding ATP-dependent Clp protease ATP-binding subunit → MMATLCEICNARPAVARVTVSQNGQARTMSICDHDYRQLLRHQSMLNPFDSLLGGGVSRFFDSMGGAKDQAGDDFRLSAQVPRESVDATDAFSSQTLEILQRAGEKAHELNRSELDTEHLLYVLADTDVGTALLKELKLSPDEIKGYIDQHAQRGTAEAQAPVDQMSISPRLKKVFNFAFQASRDLGHSYVGPEHLLIGLASVPESIAGTLLKKYGVTPEALRQKVVKVVGKGAEDGRVDTPTGTPTLDKFGRDLTSLAREGKLDPVLGRAQEIENTIEVLARRRKNNPVLIGEPGVGKTAIVEGLAQRIVKGDVPEILRGRRLVEINLNSMVAGSKYRGEFEERAKQLLDEVAAKSSELILFIDELHTIVGAGQGGEEGGLDIANVLKPALARGELSLIGATTLNEYQKHIEKDAALERRFQPVLIAEPTVEQTIIILRGLRDKLEAHHQVTFADEAFVAAAELSDRYITSRFLPDKAIDLIDQAAARVRISSSSRPAGIQELEAEITQLKREQDYASSRKRFDESKGFEERIGQKQAQLGEETEAWERKTGSETLEVTLESIAEVLSRLTGIPVTELTQEERQKLLNMEETLRDRLVGQEDAVLAVSDAVRLSRAGLGQANRPIATFLFLGPTGVGKTELAKALAETVFGDEQSIIRIDMSEYMERHAVARLIGAPPGYVGYDEGGQLTERVRRKPYSVILLDEIEKAHPDVSNVLLQVFDDGRLTDGKGRVVDFSNTIIIATSNLGSPIIMENLERPEDERLTEKALRNELMGVLKGHFRPEFLNRIDDIIVFHALTRDNIRSIVNIQLDRVIRTAAAQNITVKVDGSLIDHLADVGYQPEFGARELKRQIRQTVETRLAKEMLAGKLKAGDSVELGYDKERGEVVFKKVEVDASKTSEKGSPPGQSDDLTPAAETGT, encoded by the coding sequence ATCATGGCTACTCTCTGTGAAATATGTAATGCGAGACCCGCTGTAGCGCGAGTGACCGTATCGCAAAATGGCCAAGCCAGGACAATGTCCATTTGCGACCACGATTACCGTCAACTCTTACGCCATCAAAGCATGTTGAATCCATTCGACTCTCTACTGGGCGGGGGTGTGTCCCGCTTTTTCGACAGCATGGGCGGAGCAAAGGATCAAGCGGGTGATGACTTCAGGCTCTCTGCGCAAGTGCCTCGAGAATCTGTCGATGCAACCGATGCATTCAGTTCCCAGACGCTGGAAATCCTGCAACGCGCGGGTGAGAAAGCCCATGAGCTCAACCGTAGCGAGCTCGATACTGAGCATTTGTTGTATGTGCTTGCGGATACCGATGTGGGTACGGCGTTGCTTAAGGAGCTGAAGCTTTCTCCGGACGAGATCAAAGGCTACATCGATCAACATGCTCAGAGGGGCACAGCGGAGGCCCAGGCCCCGGTGGACCAGATGAGCATTTCGCCACGGTTAAAGAAAGTTTTCAATTTTGCGTTCCAGGCATCTCGTGATTTAGGACATTCGTACGTTGGCCCAGAGCATTTGTTGATCGGGCTTGCCTCTGTACCAGAAAGTATCGCCGGGACATTGCTTAAAAAATACGGCGTAACGCCTGAAGCCTTGCGGCAGAAGGTGGTCAAGGTGGTGGGTAAGGGGGCTGAGGATGGGCGAGTCGACACCCCGACGGGAACACCGACACTCGACAAGTTCGGTCGCGACCTGACGTCACTGGCTCGTGAGGGCAAACTGGATCCCGTACTGGGGCGCGCGCAGGAAATCGAAAATACCATCGAGGTGCTGGCGCGGCGCAGAAAGAACAATCCGGTTCTTATCGGCGAACCTGGCGTCGGTAAAACAGCCATCGTTGAAGGGCTTGCACAACGAATAGTAAAGGGCGATGTCCCTGAGATTCTGCGTGGCAGACGGCTGGTTGAAATCAATCTGAACTCAATGGTTGCGGGCTCTAAATATCGTGGTGAATTCGAGGAGCGAGCCAAGCAACTGCTTGATGAAGTCGCCGCAAAAAGCTCGGAGCTTATTCTGTTCATCGACGAGTTGCATACGATCGTTGGCGCGGGGCAGGGTGGTGAGGAGGGCGGCCTGGATATTGCCAACGTACTTAAACCCGCATTGGCACGCGGGGAGCTTAGTTTGATCGGTGCGACGACACTCAATGAGTATCAAAAGCACATCGAAAAAGACGCAGCGCTTGAACGACGTTTTCAGCCTGTGCTGATAGCCGAGCCCACCGTCGAACAGACCATCATTATCCTGCGTGGGCTGCGCGATAAGCTTGAGGCTCACCATCAGGTCACATTCGCCGATGAAGCATTTGTGGCGGCAGCAGAGCTGTCGGATCGTTACATCACCTCGCGCTTTTTGCCGGATAAAGCCATTGACCTGATCGATCAGGCAGCCGCCCGCGTTCGAATCAGTTCCTCCTCGAGGCCGGCTGGCATTCAGGAGCTGGAAGCGGAAATCACGCAACTTAAACGTGAACAGGATTATGCATCCTCCCGTAAACGTTTTGATGAATCCAAAGGCTTCGAAGAACGCATTGGTCAAAAACAAGCGCAACTGGGAGAGGAAACAGAAGCCTGGGAGCGCAAGACAGGTTCCGAAACCCTTGAGGTGACCCTGGAGTCAATTGCCGAGGTGCTGTCCCGTCTCACCGGTATTCCTGTGACCGAGCTTACGCAAGAAGAGCGTCAAAAATTGTTGAATATGGAAGAGACGTTGCGTGATCGGCTGGTCGGGCAGGAAGATGCTGTTCTCGCGGTCAGCGATGCCGTTCGTTTGTCTCGAGCCGGACTTGGCCAAGCCAACAGACCTATTGCCACGTTCCTCTTTCTTGGCCCTACGGGCGTTGGCAAAACTGAACTTGCCAAAGCGTTGGCGGAAACGGTGTTTGGTGACGAGCAATCGATCATTCGTATTGATATGTCGGAGTACATGGAGCGGCATGCGGTTGCTCGTTTGATCGGTGCGCCACCCGGTTATGTGGGATACGACGAGGGCGGTCAGTTGACAGAGCGTGTCCGCCGCAAGCCCTACAGTGTGATTCTGCTCGACGAGATCGAGAAGGCGCATCCCGATGTGAGCAACGTATTGCTTCAGGTATTCGACGATGGGCGTCTCACGGACGGCAAGGGACGTGTTGTGGACTTCAGCAATACGATCATCATTGCCACCAGTAACCTGGGCTCTCCCATCATCATGGAGAATCTCGAGCGCCCTGAAGATGAACGCCTTACGGAAAAAGCGTTACGTAATGAATTGATGGGAGTCTTGAAAGGGCATTTTCGTCCCGAATTCCTGAACCGTATTGATGACATCATCGTGTTTCATGCCCTTACCCGTGACAACATCCGATCGATTGTGAACATTCAGCTTGATCGGGTCATTCGAACCGCAGCTGCACAGAACATTACAGTGAAAGTTGATGGCTCACTCATTGATCATCTGGCGGACGTTGGTTATCAGCCAGAGTTTGGCGCGCGCGAGTTGAAACGTCAGATTCGCCAGACCGTCGAAACGCGGCTTGCGAAGGAAATGCTCGCTGGCAAGCTGAAAGCCGGCGACAGTGTCGAGTTGGGTTACGACAAAGAGCGTGGCGAAGTGGTCTTCAAAAAGGTCGAGGTGGATGCGTCAAAGACTTCCGAAAAGGGTAGTCCACCTGGCCAATCGGATGATCTGACACCTGCCGCGGAGACTGGGACTTAG
- a CDS encoding monovalent cation:proton antiporter-2 (CPA2) family protein, with the protein MAVEGNAEQLLGVVILLAAAVLVVPLFKRIGLGSVVGYLAAGLIIGPFGLQLFNDPHTILEVAELGVVMFLFVIGLEMKPSHLWDLRRQIFGLGSLQVVVSACLLTFVGMAFGFSWQVSFVCAAGFVLTSTALVMQVLSERGDITEPRGQHVVSILLFEDLLIAPLLAVVAFLAPTELANGPTSPLWQRIGIAALSLGALVAIGLWLLNPLFRVLAQVKAREVMTAAALLVVLGAALLMELGGLSMAMGAFAAGVLLSESTFRHQLEADIEPFRGLLLGLFFLGVGMSLDLQLVAEAWKLIISGVLALMVVKALCIYAVARLAKSGHDDALDRALLMAQGGEFAFVLFAQALKLRVISPEVNANMTAIVVLSMVITPVTLLLYKRFARARTVSLDGVEAAQNLRCNVLIIGFGRVGQIACQAPLAQGAKISIIDINPEVIRAVTPYGFKVYYGDGARHEILHAAGAHHARAIIVCVDDKKAATRIVESTRHFCPQVKLVVRAFDREHALELVKHDADYIVRETFEAALLLGRQAVVTLGASEHEADAVIDEVRKRDAERFALETSGGLFAGRALVLGNIERIEPPNPEAREAREAR; encoded by the coding sequence ATGGCCGTTGAAGGCAATGCAGAACAATTATTGGGCGTCGTCATTTTGCTTGCCGCCGCCGTGCTGGTAGTGCCGCTGTTCAAACGCATCGGGCTCGGCTCAGTGGTCGGTTACCTGGCGGCGGGCCTGATCATTGGCCCCTTCGGACTGCAACTTTTCAATGACCCCCACACCATCCTTGAGGTGGCCGAGTTGGGCGTGGTCATGTTTCTTTTTGTGATTGGCCTGGAGATGAAACCCTCTCACCTATGGGACCTGCGTAGGCAGATCTTTGGGTTGGGCAGCCTGCAGGTGGTGGTCAGTGCATGTCTGCTCACTTTTGTCGGCATGGCTTTCGGATTCTCTTGGCAGGTGTCATTTGTCTGCGCAGCGGGTTTTGTACTCACCTCCACGGCTCTGGTTATGCAAGTTCTCTCGGAACGCGGTGACATTACCGAGCCGAGAGGGCAGCACGTCGTGTCCATTTTGCTGTTTGAAGACCTGTTGATAGCCCCTTTGCTGGCGGTGGTGGCATTTCTGGCGCCCACGGAGTTGGCGAATGGACCCACGTCTCCACTTTGGCAACGCATAGGTATCGCAGCGCTGTCCTTGGGTGCATTGGTGGCCATCGGGTTGTGGCTGCTCAATCCCCTGTTTCGGGTATTGGCCCAAGTCAAAGCGCGCGAGGTAATGACTGCCGCTGCGCTGCTGGTTGTGTTGGGCGCAGCGTTGCTGATGGAACTCGGCGGTCTTTCAATGGCGATGGGGGCTTTCGCGGCCGGTGTGTTGCTGTCCGAATCCACTTTCCGCCACCAGTTGGAGGCCGACATCGAGCCGTTTCGCGGCCTGCTGCTGGGGCTGTTTTTCCTCGGCGTCGGCATGTCGCTGGATCTGCAATTGGTGGCCGAGGCCTGGAAGCTCATCATCTCCGGCGTGCTGGCGCTGATGGTGGTCAAGGCGCTGTGTATTTATGCGGTCGCGCGCCTCGCGAAAAGCGGTCATGACGACGCGCTGGATCGCGCCTTGCTGATGGCGCAGGGGGGCGAATTTGCTTTTGTGCTGTTTGCCCAAGCGCTCAAACTCAGGGTCATCAGTCCTGAAGTCAACGCCAATATGACGGCTATTGTGGTGCTCTCCATGGTCATAACGCCGGTGACTTTATTGTTGTACAAACGGTTTGCTCGCGCGCGGACCGTTTCCCTGGACGGTGTGGAAGCCGCACAGAATCTGCGCTGCAATGTACTCATCATCGGTTTTGGCCGTGTGGGGCAGATTGCCTGCCAAGCGCCGCTCGCTCAGGGAGCGAAAATTTCCATCATCGATATAAATCCAGAGGTCATCCGCGCCGTGACACCCTATGGTTTCAAGGTCTATTACGGCGATGGCGCCCGCCATGAAATATTGCACGCCGCTGGCGCCCATCACGCTCGCGCCATCATTGTTTGTGTGGACGATAAAAAAGCCGCGACTCGCATTGTCGAAAGTACGCGGCACTTCTGCCCGCAGGTGAAATTGGTGGTACGCGCTTTTGACCGCGAACATGCGCTGGAATTGGTCAAACACGACGCCGACTACATAGTGCGGGAAACCTTTGAGGCCGCCCTGCTGCTCGGCCGTCAGGCCGTGGTGACTCTGGGGGCGTCGGAGCACGAAGCCGACGCGGTGATCGACGAAGTGCGCAAACGCGATGCCGAACGTTTTGCCTTGGAAACATCGGGCGGGCTGTTTGCCGGGCGAGCGTTGGTGCTGGGAAATATTGAGCGCATCGAGCCGCCGAACCCTGAGGCGCGGGAGGCGCGGGAGGCTCGGTGA
- a CDS encoding CmcJ/NvfI family oxidoreductase — protein sequence MKHTTDMPASVITKLTYLVKHDAKPYVHTEALTGDSEPHYFAEQEEREVTIHNGRPLAGSLSLDKQGFELHRRDTVVDDLYDDALVESVYYDEVKALIKELTGASRVVIFDHTRRSDAEGRDIRGPASRVHNDYTERSGPERIRDVLGLDQAAALVSVAQINLWRPMSGPVKRSPLAVLDASTLDSNDLLATDLVYPDRIGEIYHLAYNPQQRWYYFPDMRRDEVLLIKGYDSRHDGRARFTPHTAFKDPNTPPGAPPRESIEVRTLAFFD from the coding sequence TTGAAGCACACAACTGATATGCCCGCTAGCGTCATCACAAAACTCACCTACCTGGTCAAGCACGATGCGAAGCCCTATGTGCATACCGAGGCTCTGACCGGTGACAGTGAACCGCACTACTTTGCCGAGCAGGAGGAGCGCGAGGTCACGATACACAACGGTCGTCCGTTGGCAGGCAGCCTGTCTCTGGACAAGCAGGGGTTTGAGCTCCATCGGCGGGATACGGTGGTCGACGACCTCTACGACGATGCCTTGGTGGAAAGCGTCTACTATGACGAGGTCAAGGCCTTGATCAAGGAGCTGACGGGCGCGAGCCGGGTCGTCATCTTCGACCACACCAGGCGCAGCGACGCCGAGGGGCGGGATATTCGCGGCCCAGCCAGCCGTGTGCATAATGACTACACCGAGCGCTCGGGTCCTGAGCGTATTCGCGACGTGCTGGGCCTGGATCAGGCCGCCGCACTGGTGTCGGTGGCCCAGATTAACCTCTGGCGCCCGATGAGCGGGCCCGTCAAGCGCTCGCCGCTGGCCGTGCTGGACGCCTCGACGCTTGACTCCAATGACCTGCTGGCCACCGACTTGGTCTATCCGGATCGTATCGGTGAGATCTACCACCTGGCCTACAATCCGCAACAGCGCTGGTACTATTTTCCGGACATGCGCCGTGACGAAGTCTTGCTGATCAAGGGGTATGACTCACGTCACGACGGCCGTGCCCGCTTCACGCCCCATACCGCCTTCAAAGACCCCAATACGCCGCCGGGAGCCCCGCCGCGCGAGAGTATCGAAGTTCGCACCCTGGCCTTCTTTGATTAG
- a CDS encoding putative quinol monooxygenase, producing the protein MNSSSNVLVSIAVLKAKAGKELALKQELLALVEPTRAEPGNLDYVLFELRDEQGTFYMREAFRDQAALDAHFSMPYFQRFAATADDLLKEPLQLIFLEQVSA; encoded by the coding sequence ATGAATTCGTCCAGTAACGTGTTGGTATCGATTGCCGTACTCAAGGCCAAGGCAGGCAAAGAGCTGGCATTGAAACAAGAACTGCTGGCGCTGGTAGAGCCGACCCGAGCAGAGCCGGGCAATCTCGACTATGTGTTGTTCGAGTTGCGTGATGAGCAGGGCACGTTCTACATGCGCGAGGCTTTCAGGGATCAGGCGGCGCTGGATGCGCATTTTTCGATGCCTTACTTTCAGCGCTTTGCCGCGACGGCAGATGACCTGCTGAAAGAGCCGTTGCAACTGATATTCCTTGAGCAGGTATCGGCTTGA
- a CDS encoding redoxin domain-containing protein codes for MHTSELDDAKETNGDLVQGPLPAGTVAPDFTLYATPDQQLSLRELKGNPVILAFYPADWTSVCGDQLTLYNQLLPTFREYGATLLGISVDSAWCHQAFSKDRNFHFSLLADFEPKGAVARQYGAYDSHLGVCKRALFVIDKEGVIAWSYISPMAINPGADGILDALDALANSSQSTPT; via the coding sequence ATGCACACTTCAGAATTGGATGATGCGAAAGAAACGAATGGCGACCTGGTTCAGGGGCCGCTGCCGGCCGGCACTGTCGCGCCCGACTTCACTCTGTACGCAACCCCTGATCAGCAGTTGTCCCTACGCGAGCTAAAGGGAAATCCCGTGATACTGGCGTTTTATCCCGCAGACTGGACTTCGGTTTGTGGCGACCAACTGACCTTGTACAACCAGTTGCTACCCACATTCAGAGAATACGGTGCGACGCTACTGGGTATCTCGGTTGACAGCGCTTGGTGTCATCAGGCCTTTTCCAAAGATCGGAATTTTCACTTCAGCCTGCTGGCCGATTTCGAGCCCAAAGGGGCTGTGGCGCGACAGTATGGAGCGTACGACTCCCACCTGGGAGTTTGTAAGCGGGCGCTGTTCGTGATTGACAAGGAGGGAGTGATCGCCTGGAGCTACATCTCACCAATGGCAATCAATCCGGGGGCGGACGGCATTCTGGATGCGCTGGATGCTCTGGCGAATTCATCACAAAGCACGCCAACCTAA
- a CDS encoding zinc-binding alcohol dehydrogenase family protein, producing MKAITFTEHALPIDNPHALIDISLPVPRPGPRDLLVEVRAVSVNPVDTKVRAGTFTKEPKILGWDATGIVREVGSEVTLFQPGDEVFYAGSIARTGSYSEFHLVDERIVGHKPRSLSAADAAALPLTSITAWELLFDRLGVVEGSGEGKCLLITGAAGGVGSMLVQLARQLTRLTVIGTASRQETADWVRQLGAHHVIDHSQPLLAQLQALGVAEIDYVASLTHTEQHFAQLIDVLKPQGRLSVIDDPESLDVMPLKRKSLSLHWELMFTRSLYETPDMINQHHLLNRVSALIDQGVLQTTVGEHFGAINAANMRRAHALVESGKARGKIVLEGF from the coding sequence ATGAAAGCCATCACCTTTACCGAACATGCTTTGCCCATCGACAATCCACACGCATTGATCGACATCAGCCTCCCGGTGCCCAGGCCTGGCCCACGGGATCTGCTGGTCGAAGTTCGCGCGGTATCAGTGAATCCGGTCGATACCAAGGTGCGCGCCGGAACTTTCACAAAAGAACCGAAAATCCTCGGCTGGGATGCCACAGGCATTGTCCGCGAGGTCGGCTCTGAGGTGACGCTGTTTCAGCCGGGTGATGAAGTGTTCTATGCAGGCTCGATTGCCCGCACCGGCAGCTACAGCGAATTCCATTTGGTCGATGAGCGGATCGTCGGGCACAAGCCTCGTTCATTGAGTGCAGCCGATGCGGCCGCGTTGCCGTTGACCTCAATCACTGCCTGGGAATTGTTGTTTGACCGGCTCGGTGTCGTCGAGGGTTCGGGGGAGGGCAAGTGCCTGTTGATCACTGGAGCGGCTGGCGGCGTCGGTTCGATGCTGGTGCAACTGGCCCGACAGTTGACCCGCCTTACCGTCATCGGTACCGCCTCACGCCAGGAAACCGCTGATTGGGTGCGGCAGTTGGGCGCGCATCACGTGATTGATCACAGCCAGCCACTGCTCGCACAGTTGCAAGCGCTCGGCGTGGCGGAGATCGACTATGTCGCCAGCCTGACTCACACCGAACAGCACTTTGCACAACTGATTGACGTGCTCAAGCCGCAAGGGCGCCTGAGTGTGATTGACGATCCCGAAAGCCTCGACGTGATGCCGCTCAAGCGTAAGTCGCTGTCGTTGCATTGGGAGCTGATGTTCACCCGCTCGCTGTACGAAACCCCGGACATGATCAACCAGCATCACCTGCTCAATCGGGTCAGCGCTCTGATTGACCAAGGTGTTCTGCAAACCACTGTGGGCGAGCACTTCGGTGCGATCAATGCGGCAAACATGCGTCGTGCCCATGCGCTAGTCGAGAGCGGCAAGGCCCGGGGCAAGATCGTTCTCGAAGGTTTCTGA
- a CDS encoding LysR family transcriptional regulator, with protein sequence MIRIDDLGLFIRSAALGSFTAAALEADLLPGQVAAAIKRLERELDVRLFARTTRSLRLTAEGEQYLPTAHSVLETLKQGEENLRGENATLRGVLQVTAPSDLGRNILLPWLTLFRRQHPELTLRFFLSDQMANLFRDPVDVAIRYGPNEDANYVALPLAPWNQRVLVASPEYVQRCGSPQTPDDLSKHACLLYLQNGRVYDKWNLGGQTVQVSGPLFSDDADVVRRWSLEGEGIAYKSWLDVSADIAAERLLVLLPDYPGEASPLSLVCPHRKQISPAVSQLYTWLSGQFSALKRS encoded by the coding sequence ATGATCCGCATCGATGATCTTGGTTTATTTATCCGCAGTGCCGCGCTGGGCAGTTTCACCGCAGCGGCGCTGGAGGCTGACCTGCTGCCTGGTCAGGTCGCGGCCGCCATCAAACGTCTGGAACGCGAACTGGACGTGCGCCTGTTCGCCCGTACCACTCGCAGCCTGCGATTGACTGCCGAGGGCGAGCAATATCTGCCCACCGCCCACTCAGTGCTTGAGACCCTGAAGCAAGGCGAGGAAAACCTGCGTGGTGAGAACGCCACGCTGCGGGGCGTACTGCAAGTGACAGCGCCATCCGATCTGGGGCGCAACATACTGCTGCCGTGGTTGACGCTGTTCCGCCGTCAGCATCCGGAATTGACGTTGCGTTTTTTCCTGTCGGACCAGATGGCCAATCTGTTTCGCGACCCGGTGGACGTGGCGATTCGATACGGCCCGAATGAAGACGCCAACTACGTGGCACTGCCGCTTGCACCGTGGAACCAGCGGGTGTTGGTTGCCTCGCCGGAGTATGTGCAACGCTGCGGTTCTCCCCAAACACCGGATGACTTGAGCAAGCATGCCTGCCTGCTCTATCTGCAAAATGGCCGGGTCTACGACAAGTGGAACCTGGGCGGACAAACCGTGCAGGTTTCGGGGCCACTGTTCAGCGATGACGCCGATGTCGTGCGGCGCTGGTCATTGGAAGGTGAAGGTATCGCCTACAAATCCTGGCTGGATGTCAGTGCCGATATCGCCGCTGAGCGCCTGCTTGTGCTGCTACCGGATTATCCTGGCGAAGCTTCGCCGTTGAGTCTGGTGTGCCCGCATCGCAAGCAGATCAGCCCTGCGGTTTCTCAGCTTTATACGTGGTTGAGTGGTCAGTTTTCTGCGCTGAAGCGCAGTTGA
- a CDS encoding DsbA family protein: MATLKVPVSASDHRQGSAHAKVTLVEFGDYQCPYCAEAYWIVKNLQQHFRDDLLFVFRNFPLTTAHPHAMAAAVTAEFAGSRGFFWEAHDELYENQDRLGLPLFRAIALKHGLSDEELYLAMQDGTYVPKIKSDFNGGVRSGVNGTPAFYIDGLRYDGAPEFTEMSQMIELSLVS; encoded by the coding sequence ATGGCCACTCTCAAAGTCCCGGTAAGTGCCAGCGACCATCGCCAGGGAAGTGCGCATGCCAAGGTCACACTGGTGGAATTTGGCGACTATCAATGTCCCTATTGCGCTGAAGCGTATTGGATAGTCAAGAATCTGCAACAGCATTTTCGCGATGATTTGCTGTTCGTGTTCCGTAATTTTCCACTGACCACTGCTCACCCGCATGCGATGGCTGCAGCTGTCACCGCTGAGTTTGCCGGGAGTCGAGGATTCTTCTGGGAGGCGCACGACGAATTGTATGAAAATCAGGATCGATTGGGCCTGCCGCTGTTTCGGGCCATCGCTCTAAAACATGGCCTCTCCGACGAAGAACTCTATCTTGCCATGCAAGACGGTACCTACGTACCCAAAATAAAATCCGATTTTAATGGCGGCGTACGGAGCGGCGTGAATGGCACCCCAGCGTTTTACATTGACGGGCTTCGCTATGACGGGGCTCCAGAGTTCACCGAGATGAGTCAGATGATTGAGCTTTCGTTAGTGAGTTGA
- a CDS encoding phosphate-starvation-inducible PsiE family protein — translation MSAYERFEQLVVLALSLIIASVIMMALLQLCRRVVPLLISGAIDPLDHDVFQALFGSIFTVLIALEFKHSIVRPALRRNSIVQVRTVLLIALLALSRKFVILDSAATPALTIAALGFATLVLGIVCWLLRERDKDDLRESDKDE, via the coding sequence ATGAGTGCTTACGAACGTTTCGAACAATTGGTTGTTCTTGCGCTCAGTCTCATCATCGCGTCTGTGATTATGATGGCGCTACTGCAGCTCTGTCGCAGGGTCGTGCCGTTGTTGATCAGTGGTGCGATTGATCCTCTGGACCACGATGTTTTCCAGGCCCTCTTTGGCTCAATCTTCACCGTGCTGATAGCCCTGGAGTTCAAGCATTCGATTGTGCGCCCCGCCTTAAGACGCAACAGCATCGTTCAGGTTCGCACAGTGCTGTTGATCGCCCTGCTGGCGCTCAGCCGGAAGTTCGTTATTCTCGATTCTGCCGCTACTCCTGCGCTCACCATTGCCGCACTAGGATTTGCCACCCTGGTACTCGGCATCGTCTGCTGGCTCTTACGAGAGCGTGATAAGGATGACTTACGAGAAAGTGATAAGGATGAATAG
- a CDS encoding low temperature requirement protein A — translation MKSLKYYEKNRHAPWLELFFDLIFVVAIGKVTHTLGHLHHGHFEQEQLWTFLLLFVPLWWIWSSHTIYSNRFDTDSNLHRLATLFLMLLLIVLSARIGEELEVNYALVIACYFGIRAIISIMYISSINKFDHRSEFSSRLGFALLVSAVVSLSSILFDPPMRYLVAYIGIFLDILLPLFSWGKLKPLPAHTEHLVERLGLLTLILLGESVISLSGGLSDIQWDRYNVMAAITGFIMICSIWWIYFDSFYLLSKNESSMSGHSLIYSHLFLFMGLALLANLIRHAILNDIAMRDFQITSIIGMALFFLGKQYGYFIAVPKIRKYILQNTLIVFSLGGLVIFLPRVEYILVGLTATMICYVFLNFRYR, via the coding sequence ATGAAATCTTTGAAGTATTATGAAAAAAATCGACACGCCCCATGGTTAGAGTTGTTTTTTGACCTGATTTTTGTTGTTGCAATTGGCAAGGTTACGCATACTCTTGGACATCTTCATCACGGCCATTTTGAACAGGAGCAATTATGGACATTTTTACTGCTTTTTGTTCCATTATGGTGGATCTGGTCCAGCCACACGATTTACTCAAATAGGTTTGATACAGACAGTAACCTTCACCGCTTGGCAACATTATTTTTAATGTTGCTGCTCATTGTGCTGTCTGCACGGATTGGGGAAGAATTGGAAGTAAACTATGCGCTTGTTATTGCCTGCTATTTTGGTATACGTGCCATCATCAGTATTATGTACATTTCGTCCATAAATAAATTCGATCACCGTAGCGAATTCTCCTCCAGGCTTGGCTTCGCCCTGTTAGTTAGCGCAGTTGTTAGTCTTTCATCCATTCTTTTTGACCCACCTATGCGTTACCTTGTCGCTTACATTGGGATTTTTCTTGACATTCTGCTCCCTTTGTTTTCTTGGGGTAAGCTAAAGCCATTGCCTGCACATACAGAACACTTGGTTGAACGACTAGGTTTACTCACCCTCATCTTATTGGGCGAGTCGGTAATTAGCCTTTCTGGAGGGTTATCTGACATTCAATGGGATCGTTATAATGTGATGGCGGCAATCACCGGATTTATCATGATTTGCAGTATCTGGTGGATCTATTTTGATAGCTTTTACCTACTGAGCAAAAATGAAAGTAGTATGAGTGGACACTCCTTAATCTACTCGCACCTTTTTCTATTTATGGGACTAGCACTCCTCGCAAATTTGATCAGACATGCGATCTTGAATGACATTGCGATGCGCGATTTCCAGATTACGTCAATCATCGGCATGGCTTTATTTTTCTTAGGCAAGCAATATGGCTACTTCATAGCGGTACCTAAAATAAGAAAATACATACTACAAAACACCTTGATCGTGTTTTCTCTAGGTGGGTTGGTTATATTCCTACCCCGCGTCGAGTACATATTGGTCGGCCTGACAGCAACCATGATCTGCTATGTTTTCCTAAATTTCAGGTATCGTTGA